A window of Thermosynechococcus sp. NK55a contains these coding sequences:
- a CDS encoding cation diffusion facilitator family transporter, which produces MADRRRQAQRVLFLALGVNVALTVIKAVVGVLSQSLSLQADALHSLTDAASSILGLVAMQWANPHPDRDHPYGHQKFEALGAVGIAAFLGMVCFEILQSAVERLLHQTHTVTITGVELWIVILVLGINIGLTLYEHHMGHRLKNSVLIADAKHTLSDVWTTVIVLLGLIGVWTFNWDWLDVVLAFPVAALVFWSAWEVLKGNIPWLVDAVAIAPEAIHELVMTVPGVVNCHDISSRGMVGRQVFIEMHLIVEAEDIPTAHDITEQIEALLQERYGPARIVIHVEPPDYQSSQISVS; this is translated from the coding sequence ATGGCCGACCGTCGCCGACAAGCCCAGCGGGTATTGTTCTTGGCGCTAGGGGTAAATGTCGCCCTGACCGTCATCAAGGCTGTTGTTGGGGTTCTCAGTCAGTCCTTGAGTTTACAAGCCGATGCTCTACACAGTCTGACCGATGCCGCTAGCAGTATCTTGGGCTTAGTGGCTATGCAGTGGGCGAATCCCCACCCTGATCGCGATCATCCCTACGGTCACCAAAAGTTTGAAGCCCTCGGTGCAGTGGGGATTGCTGCCTTTTTGGGCATGGTCTGCTTTGAGATTTTACAAAGTGCCGTTGAACGCCTTTTACATCAAACCCATACTGTAACAATTACAGGGGTAGAACTCTGGATTGTGATCTTGGTTCTCGGCATCAATATTGGCCTTACCCTCTATGAGCACCATATGGGGCATCGGCTGAAAAATTCTGTTTTAATTGCCGACGCCAAGCATACCCTGAGCGATGTGTGGACAACCGTCATTGTGCTTTTAGGGCTGATTGGCGTCTGGACCTTCAACTGGGATTGGTTGGATGTGGTGCTGGCATTTCCGGTGGCTGCTCTTGTGTTTTGGAGTGCGTGGGAAGTTCTCAAAGGTAACATTCCTTGGCTGGTGGATGCGGTGGCGATCGCTCCCGAAGCCATCCATGAGCTAGTGATGACCGTACCCGGTGTAGTTAATTGCCACGACATTAGCTCACGGGGGATGGTGGGGCGGCAAGTATTTATTGAGATGCACTTAATCGTGGAGGCGGAAGATATTCCCACGGCCCATGACATTACTGAGCAAATTGAAGCCCTGCTGCAGGAGCGCTACGGACCTGCTCGCATCGTCATCCACGTTGAACCCCCGGACTACCAATCGAGCCAGATCAGCGTTTCCTAG
- a CDS encoding CAP domain-containing protein, producing MADRRRVNRDRQLNGLPPLVADQVLAEAAQQPKICSNANTLAIPILRDNRQWMALSP from the coding sequence ATGGCTGACCGTCGGCGGGTGAATCGCGATCGCCAGCTCAATGGACTGCCGCCCCTTGTTGCCGATCAGGTACTTGCAGAGGCAGCACAACAGCCGAAGATATGCTCAAATGCCAATACTTTAGCCATACCAATTTTGAGGGACAATCGCCAATGGATGGCTTTATCGCCCTAG
- a CDS encoding dienelactone hydrolase family protein, whose product MVEMTSRWVKVVNGELLIDAYLAEPVAAGRYPAVIVFQEIFGVNAHIRDVTERIAREGYVAIAPALYQRFAPGFETGYTAADIDLGRQYKNQTKAEELLSDTQATIAYLRGLEKVDRDAIGTIGFCFGGHVAYLVAQLPDIKATASFYGAGITTMTPGGGLPTIEITPKIRGTLYAFFGDRDQSIPMEQVKQIETALRHHGIRHHIFIYPADHGFFCDQRESYDAAAARDAWEQVKELFNTVLRQQSRQ is encoded by the coding sequence ATGGTGGAGATGACTAGTCGTTGGGTCAAGGTCGTCAATGGCGAGCTGCTGATTGATGCCTACTTAGCAGAGCCAGTGGCTGCCGGCCGCTATCCAGCAGTGATTGTCTTTCAGGAAATTTTTGGCGTCAATGCCCATATCCGCGATGTGACCGAACGCATTGCCCGCGAAGGCTATGTGGCGATCGCCCCCGCCCTTTACCAACGCTTTGCCCCCGGCTTTGAAACGGGCTACACTGCGGCTGATATTGATTTGGGGCGACAGTACAAAAACCAAACCAAAGCCGAGGAACTCCTCAGTGACACCCAAGCCACCATTGCCTATCTGCGTGGCCTCGAAAAGGTGGATAGAGATGCCATTGGTACGATTGGCTTTTGCTTTGGGGGGCATGTGGCCTATCTGGTGGCCCAGTTGCCGGACATTAAAGCCACGGCCTCATTCTACGGTGCTGGGATTACAACCATGACCCCCGGCGGTGGCCTACCCACGATTGAAATTACACCCAAAATTCGCGGTACGCTCTATGCCTTCTTTGGCGATCGCGACCAAAGTATTCCCATGGAGCAGGTGAAACAAATTGAAACAGCGCTGCGCCACCATGGCATTCGCCACCACATCTTCATCTATCCTGCGGATCATGGCTTTTTCTGCGATCAACGGGAGAGCTACGATGCAGCAGCAGCGCGGGATGCCTGGGAACAGGTGAAAGAACTCTTCAACACCGTCCTACGGCAGCAATCGCGACAATGA
- a CDS encoding carboxypeptidase regulatory-like domain-containing protein has translation MKTILVSGAILGFVVPKALAHGVDLHYEPQQVIRITARYDSGQPLADARVQVFAPDRPQTAVISGTTNAQGEFQFVPDRPGQWQVQVRQAGHGGLLTIAVAPQGQTTTAAAIAVAPKVPATVSLSQYTPAQITVMVLAVLWGAIGTACFAWSRRRVQVE, from the coding sequence ATGAAGACCATTTTAGTGAGCGGTGCCATCCTCGGATTTGTGGTTCCCAAAGCCCTTGCCCATGGGGTGGATTTGCACTACGAACCCCAACAGGTCATTCGCATTACAGCGAGGTACGACAGTGGTCAACCGCTGGCAGATGCTAGGGTGCAAGTCTTTGCCCCCGATCGCCCCCAAACAGCCGTTATCAGTGGTACCACCAATGCCCAAGGGGAATTTCAGTTTGTCCCGGATCGCCCCGGTCAGTGGCAGGTACAGGTACGCCAAGCCGGTCATGGGGGATTGCTGACCATTGCGGTCGCGCCGCAGGGGCAAACAACAACGGCAGCAGCGATTGCGGTTGCTCCAAAGGTGCCAGCAACCGTTTCCCTGAGTCAATACACCCCTGCGCAAATCACCGTCATGGTCTTGGCGGTGCTGTGGGGTGCCATTGGCACTGCTTGCTTTGCGTGGTCACGACGGCGAGTACAGGTGGAGTAA
- a CDS encoding AEC family transporter yields the protein MKILLTLLPTLAELYGLVFLCMGIGYGSSRFLPPKTGAWLAQGLFWVGTPLTALSFILTTKIAGHSTFAPLLAWLGMGIGGGLAWLWLQQYPAHTRQEQGSFLLATMVGNTGFIGFPMTWRLLGPHHFSWALFFDLMGTLLISYSAGIGVAASFGDRAISIPKLLWHIGRNPTLWCVGVGLLLRQHPLPAIAQQGLLTLAWFMVIAGLIYMGICLGEAPLKLQWQRIIPCLSIKMLLVPLLLGIGLTLMGVTGPPRLGIVLQAGMPPAFMTLVLADVYHLDRAFAASLILTSLFVLILLLPLWLVLFAG from the coding sequence GTGAAAATTCTCCTTACCCTACTGCCAACCCTCGCTGAACTGTACGGATTAGTCTTTCTATGCATGGGGATTGGTTATGGCAGTAGCCGCTTTTTGCCACCAAAGACAGGGGCTTGGCTGGCGCAAGGGCTATTCTGGGTGGGGACGCCCCTAACGGCATTGAGTTTTATTCTCACAACCAAAATTGCGGGTCACAGCACATTCGCTCCCCTGTTGGCGTGGCTAGGGATGGGAATCGGCGGCGGTTTGGCGTGGCTGTGGTTGCAGCAATATCCTGCTCACACTCGGCAGGAGCAGGGCAGTTTTCTCTTGGCGACCATGGTGGGCAACACGGGTTTTATTGGTTTTCCGATGACTTGGCGACTGTTGGGGCCGCATCACTTTAGCTGGGCGTTGTTTTTTGATCTGATGGGAACACTCCTCATTTCCTATAGTGCTGGCATTGGCGTGGCGGCCAGTTTTGGCGATCGCGCAATTTCCATCCCAAAACTGCTGTGGCACATTGGCCGTAATCCAACCCTCTGGTGTGTCGGCGTCGGACTGCTGCTACGACAACATCCCCTACCGGCGATCGCCCAGCAGGGACTGTTGACCTTGGCATGGTTCATGGTGATTGCTGGACTCATCTATATGGGCATCTGCCTTGGGGAAGCCCCCCTCAAGCTCCAATGGCAGCGAATTATTCCCTGTCTGAGCATCAAGATGCTGTTGGTGCCGCTGCTGCTGGGGATAGGGTTAACCTTGATGGGGGTTACGGGTCCGCCCCGCCTAGGAATAGTACTCCAAGCAGGGATGCCCCCTGCCTTTATGACGCTGGTCTTAGCCGATGTTTATCACTTAGATCGCGCCTTTGCCGCTAGCTTAATTTTGACCAGTCTCTTTGTCTTAATTCTTTTATTGCCCCTGTGGCTCGTGCTCTTTGCCGGCTAG
- the ctpC gene encoding carboxyl-terminal processing protease CtpC translates to MGITHRTLVVSTTVVMTALVAVTGAGLHWSRSLAGFRQSPKELVDEVWQVIDREYVDATFNGNDWRAVRREFLSRNYTKPEEAYKAAREMLEKLNDPYTRFMDPEQFRSMQIETSGELTGVGITITQDEKTKEITVVSPIEGSPAAEMGLMAKDVILKIDGKSTKGMDLNQAVGMIRGPVNTKVRLTIRRGDQILNYEITRARIEIHPVRYSLRQTPQGRVGYIRLVTFSSNAAAEMRTAIRELEKQGVEGYVLDLRSNPGGLLFASAEIARMFLKQGDIVSTVNRQGEAERLRAGRGFLTNKPLVVLIDGGSASASEILAGALQDNGRAVLVGTRTFGKGLVQSVQPVGEGAGIAVTIAKYFTPSGRDINKKGIEPDVEVTLTEQQRQQLTRDDIATDRDPQFMRALAVLNERILAERRNTQSALPAQPAHP, encoded by the coding sequence ATGGGAATCACACACCGCACGCTCGTTGTCAGTACGACAGTGGTCATGACGGCATTGGTTGCGGTCACGGGTGCGGGTCTTCACTGGTCCCGTAGCCTAGCGGGTTTTCGCCAAAGTCCGAAGGAACTGGTGGATGAAGTGTGGCAGGTCATTGACCGTGAATACGTTGATGCCACCTTCAATGGCAATGATTGGCGTGCGGTGCGGCGGGAATTTCTCTCCCGCAACTATACCAAACCCGAAGAGGCCTACAAAGCGGCGCGGGAAATGCTAGAAAAGCTCAATGATCCCTATACCCGTTTTATGGATCCCGAGCAATTTCGATCCATGCAAATTGAAACCTCTGGTGAACTCACGGGGGTAGGTATCACAATTACCCAGGACGAAAAGACAAAAGAGATCACGGTGGTTTCTCCCATTGAAGGGAGTCCAGCCGCTGAGATGGGCTTAATGGCTAAGGATGTGATCCTAAAAATTGACGGCAAATCCACTAAGGGCATGGATCTCAACCAAGCAGTTGGCATGATCCGTGGACCTGTGAATACAAAAGTGCGCCTGACGATCCGGCGGGGCGATCAAATCTTGAACTATGAGATTACCCGTGCCCGTATTGAAATTCATCCTGTGCGCTACAGCCTGCGCCAAACTCCCCAAGGACGGGTGGGCTATATTCGCCTGGTTACCTTTAGCTCTAATGCAGCAGCGGAAATGCGCACAGCTATCCGTGAGTTAGAAAAGCAAGGTGTTGAAGGCTATGTTCTAGATTTACGCTCCAATCCGGGCGGCCTCCTCTTTGCCAGTGCTGAAATTGCCCGCATGTTTCTAAAGCAGGGGGATATTGTCTCTACGGTCAATCGCCAAGGGGAAGCAGAACGCTTACGCGCTGGTCGCGGCTTCCTCACCAATAAGCCCCTGGTGGTACTCATTGATGGCGGGTCTGCCAGTGCCAGCGAAATCCTCGCGGGTGCCCTACAGGACAATGGCCGTGCTGTATTGGTGGGAACGCGCACCTTTGGTAAGGGCTTGGTGCAGTCGGTCCAGCCGGTGGGAGAAGGGGCAGGGATTGCGGTGACGATCGCCAAATACTTTACCCCCAGTGGCCGTGATATTAACAAGAAGGGCATTGAACCCGATGTTGAAGTCACGCTCACGGAGCAGCAGCGGCAGCAACTCACGCGCGATGACATTGCCACTGATCGCGATCCCCAATTTATGCGGGCGCTAGCGGTTCTCAATGAACGCATCCTAGCGGAGCGGCGCAATACTCAATCGGCACTCCCTGCTCAGCCCGCCCATCCTTAG
- a CDS encoding thylakoid membrane photosystem I accumulation factor, translating to MKQVWGWLGLVLLLWGLWTAPSWAGLQDDRYDGNIFALYAGNGSLVPPKVTLEKSRQSDRATLLLFYVNDSRDCKQFASTISQLQGYYGRATDFIAIDVDALPFGAQFSPNEAGYYYKGRVPQTLIFDRQGQLRQEFIGTVPFETLDDTLREVFDLLPRSQSLELRPHPVNEINVELAPPTPLQGQNPSKGALQ from the coding sequence ATGAAACAGGTCTGGGGTTGGTTAGGACTTGTCCTACTGTTGTGGGGACTGTGGACCGCACCGAGTTGGGCGGGGTTACAAGACGATCGCTACGATGGGAATATCTTTGCTCTTTATGCTGGCAATGGCTCCTTGGTGCCCCCCAAAGTGACCCTCGAGAAATCGCGCCAGAGCGATCGCGCCACGTTGCTGCTGTTTTATGTCAACGATAGCCGCGACTGCAAGCAGTTTGCCTCCACCATTTCCCAGTTGCAAGGCTACTATGGTCGCGCCACGGATTTTATCGCCATTGATGTGGATGCCTTGCCCTTTGGGGCGCAGTTCTCCCCCAATGAAGCGGGCTACTACTACAAAGGCCGGGTGCCGCAAACCCTGATTTTTGATCGTCAAGGGCAATTGCGGCAGGAATTTATCGGTACCGTGCCCTTTGAAACCCTCGATGACACCTTGCGGGAAGTCTTTGACCTGCTGCCGCGCTCTCAATCTTTGGAACTGCGGCCGCACCCTGTAAATGAAATTAATGTGGAACTGGCGCCCCCCACACCCCTTCAAGGGCAGAATCCGTCCAAAGGAGCGCTACAGTAA
- the petM gene encoding cytochrome b6-f complex subunit PetM, producing the protein MAEEIFNTAVITFTLVLVGLGAGYLLLRLTPDD; encoded by the coding sequence ATGGCAGAAGAGATTTTCAATACTGCGGTAATTACGTTTACGCTGGTTCTGGTGGGTTTAGGTGCAGGCTACCTGCTGTTGCGCTTGACCCCAGACGATTAA
- the argB gene encoding acetylglutamate kinase has product MLSDSDRVRVLSEALPYLQAFAGRTFVVKYGGAAMKEEQLKDSVIRDIVFLSYVGIRPVVVHGGGPEINTWLAKLNIEPQFKNGLRVTDAATMDVVEMVLVGRVNKEIVTLINQAGGQAVGLCGKDGNLIRARAKGEDSIGFVGEVQGVDTRVITALVEKGYIPVISSVAADDTGQAYNINADTVAGEIAAALGAEKLILLTDTAGILRDYRDPSTLIYRLDIAEARQLIKEGVVSGGMIPKVTCCVRSLAQGVKAAHIIDGRVPHALLLEIFTDSGIGSMLVGSNAAYDSAFSG; this is encoded by the coding sequence ATGCTCAGCGATAGCGATCGCGTTCGTGTTCTCAGTGAAGCCCTTCCCTATCTCCAAGCCTTTGCTGGGCGCACCTTTGTCGTCAAATACGGCGGCGCCGCCATGAAGGAAGAGCAGCTCAAAGATTCCGTGATTCGCGATATTGTCTTTCTCTCCTATGTGGGGATTCGCCCTGTGGTGGTTCATGGGGGTGGCCCAGAGATCAATACTTGGCTCGCCAAGCTCAACATTGAACCGCAATTCAAAAATGGGCTGCGCGTCACCGATGCCGCGACGATGGATGTGGTGGAGATGGTCTTGGTGGGCCGCGTCAACAAAGAAATTGTGACCCTGATCAATCAGGCGGGCGGGCAAGCGGTGGGGCTGTGTGGGAAAGATGGCAACCTGATTCGTGCCCGTGCCAAAGGGGAAGATAGCATTGGCTTTGTGGGTGAAGTGCAGGGGGTGGATACCCGTGTGATTACAGCACTGGTGGAGAAAGGGTATATTCCTGTCATCTCCAGTGTGGCTGCCGATGATACTGGGCAAGCCTACAACATCAATGCCGATACGGTTGCTGGCGAGATTGCAGCGGCCTTGGGGGCTGAGAAGCTGATTTTACTGACGGACACCGCCGGCATTTTACGGGATTATCGCGACCCCAGTACCCTTATTTATCGCCTTGACATTGCTGAAGCGCGGCAACTGATTAAAGAGGGGGTTGTCTCGGGGGGGATGATTCCCAAAGTCACCTGTTGCGTGCGATCGCTCGCTCAAGGCGTGAAAGCAGCACACATTATTGATGGCCGAGTGCCCCACGCCCTGTTGCTGGAGATTTTTACCGATTCAGGGATTGGCTCGATGCTAGTGGGGTCCAATGCAGCCTATGATAGCGCCTTTAGTGGTTGA
- a CDS encoding Npun_F0494 family protein produces the protein MAIAYSPKVLARADRALRCSPFLPPLFQTMQQRSVALLEIAGAAGLKSGFTRSPLPALVAEAELDWLIRVGLLRREVDGQGLTDRYRLTPLGQQLIQNYRQPTWSASWGDRWRNQLSRWWGM, from the coding sequence GTGGCGATCGCGTATTCTCCGAAGGTTTTGGCACGGGCCGATCGCGCCCTGCGCTGTAGTCCCTTTTTGCCGCCCTTGTTTCAAACAATGCAGCAGCGGAGTGTAGCGCTTTTAGAAATTGCTGGAGCGGCGGGTCTCAAATCCGGATTCACGCGATCGCCTTTGCCCGCGCTCGTAGCAGAAGCAGAATTGGACTGGTTGATCCGCGTCGGTTTACTGCGCCGCGAAGTAGACGGCCAAGGCCTCACCGATCGCTACCGCCTCACTCCCTTGGGGCAACAGTTAATTCAAAACTATCGCCAACCCACATGGTCGGCCTCTTGGGGCGATCGCTGGCGCAATCAACTCAGCCGCTGGTGGGGAATGTAA
- the groL gene encoding chaperonin GroEL (60 kDa chaperone family; promotes refolding of misfolded polypeptides especially under stressful conditions; forms two stacked rings of heptamers to form a barrel-shaped 14mer; ends can be capped by GroES; misfolded proteins enter the barrel where they are refolded when GroES binds): protein MAKLVAFHEESRRSLERGINALADAVKITLGPKGRNVVLEKKYGAPQIVNDGVTIAKEIELEDAYENTGAQLMREVAAKTNDVVGDGTTTATVLAQALIREGLKNVAAGANPIALKRGMEKAIKTIVDAIAEVAKPVEGEMIAQVATVSAGNDPEVGAMISEAMAKVGKDGVITIEESKSLNTEMEIVEGMQFDRGYISPYFVTDPERMIVQLNNAYLLLTDKKITSIQDLIPTLERVARSGRPLVIIAEDVEGEALATLVVNKLRGVLNVVAVKAPAFGERRKAMLEDIAILTGGQVISEEVGLTLEDVELTMLGEASSVTVTKDTTTLVSEKGNKADIQKRVEQLKKQLAETDSEYDKEKLQERIAKLVGGVAVIKVGAATETELKDRKLRLEDALNATKAAVAEGIVPGGGVTLLHLASRIDALLPRLSPEEQTGARIVASALAAPVAQIADNAGAEGAVVVENVRAGDFNYGFNAATGTYEDLVSAGIIDPAKVVRSALQNAGSIAGMVLTTEALVVEKPEPKPAAPANGGMGGMGGMM, encoded by the coding sequence ATGGCAAAGTTAGTTGCATTTCATGAAGAGTCCCGGCGATCGCTCGAACGCGGAATTAATGCCCTTGCCGATGCCGTGAAAATTACCCTTGGCCCCAAAGGGCGCAATGTGGTGCTCGAGAAAAAGTATGGTGCACCGCAAATTGTCAACGATGGCGTGACGATCGCCAAAGAAATCGAACTGGAAGATGCCTACGAAAATACTGGTGCTCAACTCATGCGGGAAGTAGCCGCCAAAACCAATGATGTGGTTGGGGATGGCACAACCACCGCAACCGTCCTTGCCCAAGCCCTGATCCGGGAAGGTCTCAAAAACGTGGCTGCCGGTGCCAACCCCATTGCTCTTAAGCGGGGCATGGAAAAAGCCATCAAAACAATTGTGGATGCCATTGCCGAAGTAGCCAAACCTGTTGAGGGGGAAATGATTGCCCAAGTGGCAACCGTTTCTGCCGGCAACGACCCCGAAGTGGGGGCAATGATTAGTGAAGCCATGGCCAAGGTGGGCAAAGATGGCGTGATCACCATTGAAGAATCGAAATCCCTGAATACAGAAATGGAAATTGTTGAGGGGATGCAGTTTGATCGCGGCTACATCTCCCCCTACTTTGTCACCGATCCAGAGCGGATGATTGTCCAACTCAACAATGCTTATCTGCTCCTGACGGACAAAAAAATTACGAGCATCCAAGACCTAATTCCCACCCTAGAAAGGGTGGCTCGCAGTGGTCGTCCCCTCGTGATTATTGCCGAAGACGTGGAAGGAGAAGCCCTGGCCACACTGGTGGTCAATAAACTGCGGGGCGTCCTCAATGTGGTCGCTGTTAAGGCTCCAGCCTTTGGCGAACGCCGTAAAGCCATGCTCGAAGACATTGCCATTCTCACGGGTGGTCAAGTCATTTCTGAAGAAGTTGGTCTGACCCTAGAGGATGTGGAACTCACAATGCTGGGGGAAGCCTCTTCTGTCACCGTCACCAAAGACACGACAACCCTTGTGTCGGAGAAGGGCAATAAAGCCGATATTCAAAAGCGGGTCGAACAGCTCAAGAAGCAGTTAGCTGAGACCGACTCCGAATACGACAAAGAAAAGCTACAGGAGCGGATTGCCAAGCTCGTGGGCGGTGTGGCTGTGATCAAAGTAGGTGCCGCCACCGAAACAGAATTGAAGGATCGCAAACTCCGCTTGGAAGATGCCCTCAATGCTACAAAAGCAGCAGTGGCTGAAGGGATTGTCCCTGGCGGTGGCGTGACGTTGCTCCACTTGGCCAGTCGCATTGACGCACTGCTGCCTCGCCTTAGTCCTGAGGAACAAACGGGTGCGCGCATCGTCGCCAGTGCCTTGGCGGCGCCAGTGGCTCAAATTGCTGACAATGCTGGTGCCGAAGGAGCCGTTGTCGTCGAAAATGTCCGTGCTGGTGACTTTAACTATGGCTTTAATGCCGCAACCGGCACCTATGAAGATCTGGTCAGTGCAGGTATTATTGACCCGGCCAAAGTGGTACGCTCTGCCCTGCAAAATGCAGGTTCGATCGCTGGCATGGTACTGACCACAGAAGCCCTGGTGGTCGAAAAACCGGAACCTAAACCCGCAGCCCCCGCTAATGGCGGTATGGGGGGCATGGGCGGCATGATGTAG
- a CDS encoding CAP domain-containing protein has product MDGFIALGGRGGGGENIMQQKGTPGLVLHYQLIERCHKGWMDSEGHRQNILRPEFTRFGFGIALNSVGDKVYAVQMFALPPQ; this is encoded by the coding sequence ATGGATGGCTTTATCGCCCTAGGGGGTCGCGGTGGCGGCGGTGAAAATATCATGCAGCAGAAGGGCACCCCCGGATTGGTGCTCCACTATCAGCTAATTGAGCGCTGCCACAAAGGTTGGATGGATAGTGAAGGGCACCGCCAAAATATCCTTCGGCCTGAATTTACCCGTTTTGGTTTTGGCATTGCTTTGAATTCCGTAGGGGACAAGGTCTATGCTGTACAAATGTTTGCGCTGCCACCCCAGTAA
- a CDS encoding chlororespiratory reduction protein 7, giving the protein MFTEEMYVVLESTTSDETFLTPMELQAKLIEYLTETEVSLAPDLLALPDVESRAQYLMTTACELPLANGGYLQWYAVRLEK; this is encoded by the coding sequence ATGTTCACTGAAGAAATGTACGTTGTCCTTGAATCCACTACCAGCGATGAGACCTTTCTCACCCCCATGGAGCTACAGGCCAAGCTGATTGAGTACTTGACAGAAACAGAGGTTTCCCTCGCACCAGATCTCCTGGCCTTGCCTGATGTGGAAAGTCGTGCCCAGTACCTCATGACAACGGCTTGTGAACTGCCATTGGCCAATGGTGGCTACCTCCAGTGGTACGCCGTGCGTTTAGAAAAATAA
- the cbiM gene encoding cobalt transporter CbiM, translating to MHIPDGLVPPLWCGLGYAVSGGLLWGACRRLQRATVDTLAIVPRLALLTAAFFTASAVYIPVPPASVHPLFLGSLGVLLGEGAMIAVVVGLFLQAVMFGHGGLTTLGLNALIMGIPALLAAAVFRGVWHRCPPRGRSLLGFLLGSGAVLLAVFLFSAVVVLSLPATLDQQREWLAITAIVIAHLPLAILEGVVTASLLVFLAKVKPEFLSQGLSFSRENSPYPTANPR from the coding sequence ATGCACATCCCCGATGGTTTAGTTCCGCCTCTGTGGTGCGGATTGGGCTACGCCGTTAGTGGAGGCCTTCTCTGGGGGGCTTGCCGCCGTTTGCAGCGGGCGACGGTGGACACGCTGGCGATCGTCCCCCGCTTGGCCCTGTTGACAGCCGCTTTTTTCACGGCTTCCGCTGTCTATATTCCAGTGCCCCCCGCCAGTGTCCATCCCCTATTCCTTGGCAGCTTGGGGGTGCTTTTGGGGGAAGGGGCAATGATTGCTGTGGTGGTGGGGTTATTTCTACAGGCAGTCATGTTTGGCCATGGTGGCCTGACCACCCTTGGCCTCAATGCTCTGATCATGGGGATACCAGCACTGCTGGCGGCGGCTGTTTTTCGGGGGGTGTGGCATCGCTGTCCACCCAGGGGGCGATCGCTCCTGGGGTTTCTTTTGGGCAGCGGGGCAGTGTTGTTGGCGGTTTTCCTCTTTAGCGCAGTGGTTGTCCTTAGCTTGCCAGCAACCTTGGATCAACAGCGGGAATGGTTAGCCATTACTGCAATCGTGATTGCCCATCTGCCCCTTGCTATCTTGGAGGGAGTGGTTACGGCTTCACTGCTGGTCTTTTTGGCCAAAGTCAAGCCCGAATTCCTGTCCCAAGGCCTGTCCTTTTCCCGTGAAAATTCTCCTTACCCTACTGCCAACCCTCGCTGA